Genomic window (Juglans microcarpa x Juglans regia isolate MS1-56 chromosome 2S, Jm3101_v1.0, whole genome shotgun sequence):
ACCCATACAACCCAATATGGCCAACTTTAGCAAGCCCTCGTTTAAATGTGGGGTGTAGCTCCAGTCAGCTGATCATCAGCATCAATCTGGCCAGCCTTGTATTTTAAAGAGCATTCATTAAGCCCACGTCGAGCAGTTCCTCTATTGTCCATCTGTACAAATggtaagaatatataaaaaatcatgagCATTACGCCTatcaattttccaaaataagtAGTATGATGTTGGATAAGACCTGCTCGAGAAGCAGGTAGAAGATAGCTTTTATCAATATGTTCGACAAAATGAGTGGAGTATCCACTATCTACTCCAGACTTATGTTTGACACCTCAAACATGTTTGACACCTCAAAACATGTGAAGGAAAAGATACATGTGCAGACACCTACTTAAGCCTAAAAGTTCAAGTATATAGAAGGGAGCTGATCATGTATCAACCCTTTTACTTTAAAATTGTGCAACTCAACACTCACATATGTACCATAACAAGGTCAATAGACctggaaagaaaaacaacttaaaCCAGAAAATCTATGGAAAATCTAGCTAATACTAGCGCTCTTTATTATATGATAGATAAAGCCGAAGGAAACTTTTAGAACTGAGcattacaacaaaaatcttaaaattgactgaaaaaactaaaatcaaatatcaATCAACAAAAGCTAAATTCATCACGTCGATTCAACATTTGCAGTAGTTTTCCAGCCCAACTTTCTGCATCCGATGCTAAGCATGCAGAACACaataatatatcactacaagaaaggAAGTAGAACCCAACATACCTCATCAAATTCCATCTGAAAGAACAATCGTGCCCTGCTGCAGCAATGCCTCCAAtctttctaattaaattaaaagtccAGCTCCGTTGCTGTTGCTAAATAAAGAGCGGTAGTATACTTCATAGGCTCAACTGATCCATTCCCTACGACCTcctcacattttcttccaaaatagtTGGATGTTTGGGAAGCAGAAGGGAGAAAATCATCATCAGACAATAAAAGCTCCATTACTTGTTGTGTATAGAAACCAAAGTACATATTAATACCTGCATGGTGTTCAGCTCTAGCAACCATCCCCTTTGAAGCTTTTGACATAACAAGGAAAGCCACTGCTACACATGACAACTGAAGTTTAATGAGAAACTAGATGATAATTTGTCAAGGAAGAGGCCCAATGGCATCCCCTTcctcttaaaaatgaaaaatagtagaatatGCATTAATGTGAGAAATATTAAAGGGAAATTGCAACGCCTTACAATAGCCGTCACAGTAACACTCCTACTTAACAAACCATAACAAattgtacataaaattatagattacCATGATTGCTATtccaatcaattttattataatccAATAATTCTCTATACACCCAAACCATAGCATCAATACACCACAATATGGTCCAACCCTCAAAGCCTTTTAATAAGCTGTACAGATTCCATTATGTTATTACACAAATGGTCAGctcaatgagagagagacaaggagagagagagagagatcagtgcCAAAGTAGTCATATTTACTAGAATTTCCAAAGCGACAAAGCTAGTTAAGAACCAAATGATTAACTGTAGAGGATCAATGTCATTTTAcacgggaaaaaaataaaacacaagttGTAAGTAAACTTTTACAGAGCAGGGAAAAGGTGTCGGAACTTACTCTCTCTCTAGCCTTAAGCTTCTCTTCCAACACAAGTAATTCCAAGATCCTTCATCTCAAGGAAGCTTCTCAGAATGTCAGCCTTCTGTGTATCacatcttacaaaaaaaaaaaaaaccacttatGTATAAAACCATCAATGAATTATTCATCGGGTTTGGCAAACAAAGTTGctagaaatatatttaacacTTCACTTGTACAAGTACATTTTATGGTGGATAACTCCAAATGATACTAACCTCATTTGCAGACCATGAGAGATCCAAGAGATCCCCGGTGTAGACATAGAtccaagatttatataaatatatataatactatatatatatttatatcatatagCCCAGTGTCGTATAGAGTAAGTACAAAAACCACCCAAATGGAAAACACGTCGACACCCTTGACTCCTCATGCCTCCCCGGTGTCACaaaaaaccacccaaaaaatGTGCCCTTTTATGAGAAGCCCCTTATGGGCCGGGGGAATCGTTACACTGAGTCTGTCGAACTGACTCAGTGAACGATGGGAAAGCCCTAAAGAAAGACTGCATCACTTTGTCATTTTCTATCTGATGCTCCCTCAGCTCCTGCATCTCTGTCCTCATTTCATCCAGCTGACTCTTGTAAGCTTCAGCATCCTTCTTATATTACTCAGCATCCTTCTTATATTGTTCAGCatctttcttgtgcttttcaGCCTCAGACATGTATTGTTGCATTTGAACTTTGTCACGTTGTCTACTTGACTCGGGGATGACCATTTCCCCAAGTCCCCGTGCATATCCAGGTCGATGGCCAAGAACCTCCCTAAAGACAGTCGCTGCTGCCTCATCACTACGTTGCTCTGGTCCTAGGCCATCCAACCTACCTTGCATCTCCTTCTGCACATTGAGAAAGCAACGATTATTAACAAATAATCAGCTAGTGCTATATTAATGATTTTACTACCGTATAGAAAGAAACATAGATCCCAACGGCTGTTTCTGCACTACTCACATAAGTACTTTCTGTAGCATCTGTGACAAATGCATTCTTTTTCTTCGACCAACGCGTCTCTTTGTAGAAGTCGACcaaattctcattctcattgcgCTGTCATGTGTATGAACCATTTGACATTTGAGCAACAAAAGCTATGAGTAACCACCTTTAGTGATAGTAAAGTAATATTGTCACTAAAATCTCCAAGTAAAGTGCAATTTCACTATTCTATTGAAATGAAAAGACTGTTTTCCCTTAGACATACCTTTTGCTCAAGTAATCGAACGAATGATTTACGTCCTGATGTGTGATTAATGGCCTGCTTGTTTCGGTTCTCCCGATTTTGAGCTGAAATTTTCTGTCATACACAATAGGGAACAATTACTTATAATAGACAAACAGATTTTCCACCACAATATTTagacatattaaatatatacatattatatggtTGTATGTAAGAAAGACTATCTGTACCTTGAAGGCATCGCTGCCCCACCTTTCACACAACTTCACCCATACAATAGGGTCCACCAGACTAGTTCCATTAGCCAATGCTTCTGCGTGGCTTCCATAGGATTCATAAATCTTGTGCAAGTCATGGTGGAAGGAGTTGAAGCGCTTACGTAAGGCCTTTGTCACCGTCAATCGGTGGTTTTCGCGATCCCAGTCCAACACAAAGTCACTTTACATAAGGCAGCATGCAAACAATCAATGTGTCATCTGGTTATTTAGGCGATGATTATACTACATAAACAACACCCCAAACAAggacaattaaattttttacttaccCGAACACGGTCAATGAGCTCCTCTTTAATCGCTGGTGGGACACCCGACCAACGCTTGTAACTCATGTCACAGTATTGTTTCACAATCCACGATACTCGTGTTGTGAACATAGAAGCGTGTTCACAACATGGGGCTGTCTCACCATCGTTTATCTTCAACTGCACTTTCCCGTTCTTCCTTAGCTTGTCAAAGAAAATGCATCTAGATGGCCCACGAGTTCGTCTCCTCTGTTCTTGCGTTCCTTCGGTCTCCATTAGGGCATCTGCAGCTGTATTTTAAGGtacaatatattagtattttaaagTGTAATGTGGAATATTCAGACTTAATAACACATACAAACATCCAAatgctttcaaaattaaagTATTGGAAAAATGTGCACCAGTTTGTTCTCCAGTAGGTGATTGTTCCCCAGCAGTATTTGGTTGGGGTTCTTGAATATATTGTACCGCATGAGTTGGCATAACGCATGGTGGGGGACTTGTGGCCTGTGTTGAGTCATCCGAGGAGGATTGATTACACTCCTCCATGCtatgatatgaagataattTCGCACCACGTGGTCGACAGTGACGACCTGAGTATGGGATATAACGCCTTCCACCTCGAAGACCTCGAAGTCTGCCTCCACCTCTTGAACTGGGTCCCGGCTGATTACCTGCACGAGTACAAGTTAATAACATAGTGGGATAAAATTGATGCCCTAATTGatacaaaataatctcaataTGCACAGACAGGTTCGTAAACAAGCAAATTTATCTACCATTTTCAGTTACTTTTAGGTAGACTAACCCTTACACTATGAGACTTTAAATAGATAAACGAATAACTGAGAGTCGGCCGTATATATACCTTGATACGGCATAGTGCATCCCAGTTCACACAGCCTCCCAATATTGAACGTAACCTGAAGCAAATTAAATCACATGTTAGATACTATTTAATTTAGGTATAGATGTTGTAAAACTTGAATACTACTCTCAAGATTGTTTTCTACTTgcataataagaaaatatgagTTTGCATAATAAGTAGTTCGAGCCAggtaaaatgattttcttcatggtagtaagaaaataaatcaaaacatatatttcacCCAAACACATATTGAACTATCTATATACACATACCAATTTCAAAGTCAATCTCATATTGTCAGATGTCTATATACCCATGAAAATTTCGAACAAGAATTCTAATATCTCAACCTTAAATGAACGAAGTTCCTGGGTTATATTTATAGGTCGCCAGACTCATCAGATGTTGTGTGCCCATCCTCATCTGAATGTTCCCCCTCATTTGTTGATAGGTCCTCTTCATCTGAATATTCCCCCTCACTGGCCGCATTTCCAGACTCAGAAGTGATCATGTCATCATTAATAAAGCATGTTGAATCTATGCATTGACCAACCGGATCCATGATTTCTCTTGCATCTACATGGCTAGGTAGTATATCAGGTCTATTCAGTTGAGTTGCCACTTGATCTGTGTTATCACACTGCACTGGTTCATAATGATATGATGGCTCATCTTCTTGATCGGCATCAGGAGTACTTGATTCCCCATCAAGTACTTCAAGAACTCTCGGCCGTGGTGGAATGTTGTATACATTCCTATTTGCATAGTTCTGCACAACACCCCAATTCCCTTTCGCCCTTAAATCTCTTATGTAGAAACATTGATCAGCCTGACTCGCCAACACGAATGGTTCATCCTTATACCAAGTCCTGTTCATGTTGACACTAATCATATGGTCATCCACCCGCACCCCTCGTTTTCGATCACCAACATCAAACCAATCGCATTCAAACAGGTACACCCGACGCCACTCCATGTAGCATAActctacaatattattaataactcCATAGAAGTCCAAATTATTTGTGGCCTCATCACCAGTTACCACCACTCCAGAATTTTGTGTACGACGGCGAAGTTCACGCTGTTTCGTATGAAACCTTTTTCCATGTATTATGCAAGCAGCATATGTTGCAACCCAAGGGACGAACTTTctggttgaaaattttgaacccATCTAACGTTTCCTCTTCGTCAGCATCAATGTTGCGTTCCGGTCGACTAAACCTCGTCTCAATATCTTTGAGATACATGGAGCAGAATGTCAAGCATTCGGTGTGAATGTAAGCCTCGGCTATTGAACCTTCTGGGCGggctttattcttaacataccgcttgaatttgccgagatacctctcaaatgggtacatccacctatattgtACTGGACCCCCAAGTCTGGCCTCACGGGGTAAATGGACAGCTAGGTGGACCATAACATcgaaaaaggaaggaaggaataTCATCTCCAGTTTGCATAGAATGGTGACAACATCAGTTTGGAGTTGGGCCAGGCGGTTGACATCGAGTGTTCGAGCgcacaactctttgaagaaagtACCAAGTTCAGTCAAAGCCAAGCCAATGTCACTTCTTAAATACCCCCCAGCAGCAATAGGGAGTAGTCTTTGAAGGAAAACGTGACAGTCATGGCTTTTCAACCTTGAGATTTTGCAGTCACATCGAGATACACAGTTCGAGATATTGGAAGCGAACCCATCTGAAAATTTGATATCAgacaaccactcacaaaatttattcctttGCTCGACGTTTAATGTGTACTGTGCATGTGGCATTGTTACACGATCACCATGCCATATCAAGTGTAATTCTTTTCTATAGCCCAAAAGCTCTAAGTCACGCCTTGAATTGATGTTATCCTTACTTTTCCCTGGACTGTTCATTAAAGTGAATAAGATGTTGTCGGCAATattcttctcaatatgcataacatctaaattatgcCGAAGTCGAAGTGTTGACCAATAAGGTAACACGAAGAATATGCTACACTTTGTCCAGTTCAGCTCTTCAGCAGTGCGTTTTTTCTTCCTATGAGATTTGCCAAACTGAACATCCCCAATCATTTGCAATTGATTTTGAATCTCTTCAGGACCAAATTCCCTTGGTGGCATGCGATGATCTTCTCTACTGTTGAACAACCATTTCTTCCTTCTCCATATGTGATCTGGGGGTAAGAAACGACGATGTCCCATGTAACAATGTTTTCGGCCATATTTCAACCAATTAGAGTTTGTGTCTGCATTGCAAGATGGACAAGCCAATTTTCCCTTTGTTGACCAGCCAGACAGATTCCCGTAGGCAGGAAAATCGTTGATTGTCCACAATAAGGCAGCATGCAACATAAACGTCTCCTTAGTTGAGGCATCATATGTAGGTACCCCATCTACCCAAAATTCAAGCAGTTCATCGATCAACGGCTGCAAGTATACATCAATCtcattccctggtgaccttgGGCCAGGAATAATCAGAGATGTTATGAAGAATTGGTCTTTCATGCATGACCACGGCGGCAAGTTATAGGGGACAAGGATCACTGGCCAAATGCTATGAGGTTTAGCCAAGTTGTTGAATGGAGTGAAGCCATCACTTGCCAGACCGAGCCTAACATTGCGAGGATCTAAAGCGAACCAGCCATGAtcttcatcaaatttcttccagcACTCAGAGTCGGCCGGATGTCTCATACAACTATCTTCTTTCGTCTGTTGCTCTTTGTGCCATCGCATATCACCTGCTATCTTTGCAGACATGAAGAGACGCTGCAATCTCGGTTTCAAAGGAAAGTGACGCAACACTTTTTGAGGTACCGCGCGCTGTCCGTGTGTATTTGGTATCCACCTCGAAGCCTTACATACAGGGCATTCATTAAGAGctgcattttccttccaaaataagATGCAGTCGTTGGGGCAcgcatggattttgtggtatttgAAGCCCAAACCGCGCTCCAACGACCTTGACTCCTCATATGATTGTGGCAATAGGGCATCAGGAAAGGCAGACCTCAACAAATCAAGTAGAATGTCAAATGACTTAATTGACCACCCACCGATTGATTTGATGTGTAACAACTTGACCACGAAtgacagttttgaaaattttgtacaccCATCAAATAACGGACGTCGGGCATCCTCTAGTAGTTGCTGGAAAGATAATGAATCTACCGTCTCTCGTGGCCTGTTTGCCGCAGGAGTGCTATCTTGGAGCGCATCATCGAAGGTGCCTGCCCGGATGTCATCCAACATATCCTGCATGTCATCTATGTAATCGTCTTCTTGGTTGatatcatcatcaatatcttcaTCACTCATGTTCCATGTTGTAtcctcctccccatgaaatatccactgCGTGTAGTTTGGGTTGATCCCTTTCATaaacaaatgagtttccacCTCAAATATAGGCAGCCACAGATTGTTAAGGCATGCACGACATGGACACCGGATGCGATCCCTTCCACTTGCATGGTTTCGTGCTTGTGCGAGGAAATATTTAACGCCTTCGGCGTATGCAGGTGATACGAGCCTATCGGGGTCattcatccaacttttgtccatctgAAGCACGATATGGGAggggaagaataaaataattgaggATGACATATCAAATAGAATGAGATGAACTACACAAAAAAGCTTGAAGATGtattcaatatattaatatttcatgaaTAACATGAGGGGCCAAGGTCTTATAAGTCGGTGACAAAGTTAGGGAATCACATCCAAATGATTATTAATTGGATCACCCTACGTACcaagagagaggggagagagaacTCTTTGGAGTACTGAAGATGTATTTATCTACGATGCTGACAGCTGGACACAGTAACGCTAGTTGTACGTGGGTCCCAAGTATATAGTGGTTCGGATGGTGGCTGTTACATGGTTCAGAATCTAGTGGCTCTttgtctctatatatatgttagtgaaAATGGGACAAATACCAGTCCAAACTGACAAGGTTTTCATCCATGATCATGATGTCAAGAACCAAAAATCAGTCTATTAAGTAATATCTAAACAGAATATGGGtagaaccaaatatatatatatatatatattaattcatgaatttaatatttgtttttcattagtactaattaattaggagGATGATCTCCTCATCATTTAGATATTTAATTggtgaattttttaattaatcactCACATGTGTATCACACAAGTACACATCATGTGAAGTTAGATGGAGTAGAATATTAACGTGAAAACATAATCCATATATTCAATAGTGATTATATTTCATGCATTTCGATCATTTAAtccatatatacacacaccatATATGTTGCAA
Coding sequences:
- the LOC121253348 gene encoding uncharacterized protein LOC121253348, with protein sequence MDKSWMNDPDRLVSPAYAEGVKYFLAQARNHASGRDRIRCPCRACLNNLWLPIFEVETHLFMKGINPNYTQWIFHGEEDTTWNMSDEDIDDDINQEDDYIDDMQDMLDDIRAGTFDDALQDSTPAANRPRETVDSLSFQQLLEDARRPLFDGCTKFSKLSFVVKLLHIKSIGGWSIKSFDILLDLLRSAFPDALLPQSYEESRSLERGLGFKYHKIHACPNDCILFWKENAALNECPVCKASRWIPNTHGQRAVPQKVLRHFPLKPRLQRLFMSAKIAGDMRWHKEQQTKEDSCMRHPADSECWKKFDEDHGWFALDPRNVRLGLASDGFTPFNNLAKPHSIWPVILVPYNLPPWSCMKDQFFITSLIIPGPRSPGNEIDVYLQPLIDELLEFWVDGVPTYDASTKETFMLHAALLWTINDFPAYGNLSGWSTKGKLACPSCNADTNSNWLKYGRKHCYMGHRRFLPPDHIWRRKKWLFNSREDHRMPPREFGPEEIQNQLQMIGDVQFGKSHRKKKRTAEELNWTKCSIFFVLPYWSTLRLRHNLDVMHIEKNIADNILFTLMNSPGKSKDNINSRRDLELLGYRKELHLIWHGDRMGSLPISRTVYLDVTAKSQG